The Thermodesulfobacteriota bacterium sequence TCCCACCGGCCGCTCGACCAAGGTGACGTTGCCCAGCCGCTCCACGGGCTGCAGGGCCGCGGGCGACGCCTGGCGCTCGCGGCTCAGGACCAGGAGCGGCAGATCGGACCAGGGGGGCTGGCCGGCGAGCACGGCGCCCAGCCGCGCGGCCCCGGCCGGGGGCAGGGTCTCCTCGGGCAGGAGGGCCGCGCCCGCTCCCCCGGCCAAATGCCGGCACAGCTCATCCAGCCCGGCGCAGAGATGGGTCTCGATACCGGACCGGGCGAGCACGCGGGCGATGATCTGGCCATCCTTGGGCGTCAGGGGCAGGACCAGGACTCGAAGCTCTTCGGAGGAGGGGGCCACGGCGCTAGGCTGGCCCCGCCGACGGCTCGGTTCCCGTGCGGACGGCTTCGGCCGCCGGGACCTGCTCGGAGACCACCCGCCCCACGGTCAGACCTCCGGGCCCGAAAAGCAGCTCCCGGACGGTGCGCTCGTGCCGCCCGTCTCGTTTCTTGACCGTGGAGAGGACCTGCCGGAGCTCGCCCCGGACCTCCCGGTGTTGGAAGAGGAGCACCGTGTCGGCGAGATAGCTCGTGTCCACCGCGGAGATCAGGCCCGGCCCCGCGATCCCGTGCTGGGCCAGCACCAGCACCGTCAGCACGCCCCTCTGGGCCAGGTAGGCCAGGAGCTCGTGGAGGTGGACCAGGAGGAACTGCTCTTCCACCATGGCGTGCTGGTAGCCGTTGAGCGTGTCGATGACCACAATCTTGGCGCCGCGCTCCTCCACCTCCCGGCGCACCTCGTGGCTGAACTGGCCCGGGGT is a genomic window containing:
- a CDS encoding hybrid sensor histidine kinase/response regulator, with the translated sequence MAPSSEELRVLVLPLTPKDGQIIARVLARSGIETHLCAGLDELCRHLAGGAGAALLPEETLPPAGAARLGAVLAGQPPWSDLPLLVLSRERQASPAALQPVERLGNVTLVERPVG